One Aspergillus oryzae RIB40 DNA, chromosome 2 genomic window carries:
- a CDS encoding putative BAP31 domain protein (B-cell receptor-associated protein and related proteins) produces MTLYYSLVFCLLVFEMVIFMGLIVPLPFTIKRKLFTFISESPIIAKLQYGMKITFIFILILFIDSVNRVYRVQLEVTNFSRENMGAAALGTDRMEVQARKFYSQRNMYLCGFTLFLSLILNRTYTMILEVLRLEDKVKILEGDKKAGGKDSARLAEAGNAGEIGRLKKELDAKDRDIETLKKQCEGLTREYHSLGDKVAGKTDDDTKKDL; encoded by the exons ATGACTCTCTACTACAGCCTT GTTTTTTGTCTTCTCGTGTTCGAGATGGTGATCTTTATGGGACTCATTGTCCCTCTGCCTTTCACTATCAAGCGGAAGCTGTTCACCTTCATTTCTGAAAGTCCGATAATAGCAAAACTGCAATATGGAATGAAG ATTACattcattttcattttaaTCCTCTTCATTGACAGCGTGAACCGGGTGTACCGCGTCCAGCTGGAGGTGACTAATTTCTCTAGGGAGAACATGGG AGCGGCTGCCCTCGGCACTGACCGCATGGAAGTCCAGGCCCGGAAGTTCTACTCTCAACGTAACATGTACCTCTGCGGCTTcacccttttcttgtctcttATCCTCAACCGCACCTACACCATGATCCTTGAGGTTCTTCGCCTTGAAGACAAGgtcaagatcctcgaggGCGACAAGAAGGCTGGTGGAAAGGATTCGGCCCGCCTTGCCGAGGCTGGAAACGCCGGCGAGATCGGACgtctgaagaaggagctcgatGCGAAGGACCGTGACATTGAGACCCTGAAGAAGCAGTGTGAGGGTCTTACCCGCGAATACCACAGTCTGGGTGACAAGGTTGCCGGTAAGACCGATGATGACACTAAGAAGGATCTGTGA
- a CDS encoding uncharacterized protein (predicted protein) has product MSGDVDDQGWQYSFSFSSSAWHGSHPWFHSFVRRRRWVRLRVKKASERSRRGRSGFEMAHMLNEDYFTIHTAKKKRAASAGRGSQGPSTHLSRATTNVDEEGPLEEIGNIPTLMYALKNAKIDREKFDILRRFVAEGGQELYYLDEKMQDIMALFVFQASRWQLVTYMTDLIEELSGKEPESSDPLGNSPTSQ; this is encoded by the exons ATGTCGGGCGATGTGGATGATCAAGGCTGGCAGtattctttctcctttaGCTCGTCAGCCTGGCATGGGTCCCACCCTTGGTTTCATTCATTTGTCCGCAGGAGGCGATGGGTCAGACTACGGGTTAAGAAAGCTTCGGAAAGAAGTCGCCGCGGGCGGTCAGGCTTTGAGATGGCTCATATGCTCAACGAGGACTACTTTACTATCCATAccgccaagaagaagagagcagCAAGTGCAGGGCGTGGTTCCCAAGGGCCATCCACGCACTTGAGTCGAGCGACAACCAACGtggacgaagaaggcccTCTAGAAGAGATCGGAAATATCCCAACCCTCATGTATGCCCTGAAAAATGCAAAGATAGACCGTGAGAAGTTCGATATCCTCAGAAGGTTTGTGGCGGAGGGAGGCCAAGAGCTATACTATCTAGATGAAAAG ATGCAAGATATAATGGCTCTATTTGTCTTCCAAGCCTCGCGGTGGCAACTAGTGACCTATATGACTGACCTCATCGAGGAGTTGTCAGGGAAGGAGCCTGAGTCTAGTG ATCCTCTGGGAAATTCTCCCACAAGCCAATAG
- a CDS encoding SEC14 family lipid-binding protein (phosphatidylinositol transfer protein SEC14 and related proteins), whose product MAAPSSKYDNYDFPTTAPVAQPGHPGHTTPEQDAKVEQLRSELEQLGYTERLDTLTLLRFLRARKFDVANAKTMFIECEKWRKEFGTDDLPRTFDYKEKPEVFKFYPQYYHKTDKDGRPVYIEKLGKIDLNAMYKITSAERMLQNLVTEYEKLADPRLPACSRKAGKLLETCCTIMDLKGVGITSIPSVYGYVRQASGISQNYYPERLGKLYLINAPWGFSGAFNAVKGFLDPVTVEKIHILGSNYKKELLAQVPAENLPEDIGGTCKCEGGCELSDQGPWQDPEWAKAPKWATPKEDQNVVKNEDPGLEQKVETQEASQPQPTA is encoded by the exons ATGGCCGCTCCTAGTTCGAAGTACGACAACTATGACTTTCCCACCACTGCGCCGGTTGCCCAACCTGGCCACCCTGGCCACACCACCCCAGAGCAGGATGCAAAGGTAGAACAGCTTCGGAGTGAGCTGGAGCAGCTCGGCTACACCGAAAGGCTGGATACGTTGACTTTGCTCCGCTTTCTGAGGGCGAGAAAGTTCGACGTCGCCAATGCTAAGACTAT GTTCATCGAGTGCGAAAAGTGGCGGAAAGAGTTCGGCACTGACGACCTGCCTCGCACTTTCGACTACAAGGAGAAGCCGGAGGTGTTCAAGTTCTATCCTCAGTACTACCACAAGACGGATAAG GATGGAAGACCTGTCTACATCGAGAAACTGGGCAAGATCGATCTTAACGCCATGTACAAAATCACCTCCGCCGAGCGCATGTTGCAGAACCTCGTCACTGAGTACGAGAAGCTTGCTGACCCCCGACTGCCCGCCTGCTCTCGGAAGGCAGGCAAGCTGCTCGAGACCTGCTGCACCATCATGGACTTGAAGGGCGTCGGTATCACAAGTATCCCGTCTGTGTATGGGTATGTTCGTCAGGCCTCTGGCATCTCTCAGAACTACTACCCCGAGCGTTTGGGCAAGCTCTACTTGATCAACGCCCCTTGGGGTTTCAGCGGCGCTTTCAACGCCGTCAAGGGCTTCCTGGACCCCGTGACTGTCGAAAAGATCCATATACTTGGTTCCAACTACAAGAAGGAACTGTTGGCACAAGTCCCCGCTGAGAACCTTCCCGAGGACATTGGTGGTACCTGCAAGTGCGAAGGCGGCTGTGAACTGAGCGACCAGGGCCCCTGGCAAGATCCAGAGTGGGCCAAGGCGCCCAAGTGGGCTACTCCCAAGGAGGACCAAAACGTCGTGAAGAACGAGGATCCTGGTCTCGAGCAGAAGGTTGAGACGCAAGAAgcttctcagcctcagccCACTGCGTAG
- a CDS encoding uncharacterized protein (predicted protein): MLSRGRPCLKRRVLSTVLDTVAVGPDEPLLFLYPRWFTAAVRQRRSISSTKCTSKCTARLCNAGGFVPGTRRRLSLGDSTKRWASSNSAAKSNVIEEAGSSQQNDGPGATLESGQDGEKGVELKHDGVNPPKNTTSPKPSLPDSPERSKLLEERRKRLFNIFADIDSKPSRPPPPPPPKSSALRGRELKTHARPLAAPPKIHSHERARATMKSLSVRDRRKLRCRLFFTKRMNPEAKWRWTLWTKLEELFERMEQNTTVWKKRGTKHKEMLLPEETVALLAGATDMAMKENVWYVPVHNGCKVHVLHPRESEGQYRKVVLSGSERVVELVGDRIAHAKSLQEMGDPLVDIRKPPIPVFPSLETMARKNIPIPIIRGVWDFYKSAKDPANLGTLLPLSQNLLSVREFAEHVDEVARSLPSHKASPEYSHQKQVAKSLLSLFQNERYHGYLSTAALNTALSFLLDHEFVRYARMIFLRAEHVVTVDSFNILLKFAAQKQDMRLFRQFLLTMPRLNIRPNPYTWLTFLDCLVSPKAKANLVSRMMQKGYLNESSAMRTALQVTIQNTFRAHLESGKSVDSFFNMLIETQGTNWFPPSLINQMLNVAARRKDFSAMERLLQICKQQGFAVKGSTVNQIVLLFRKDIFSLLRFLFRFIDRPERVLTKDSWEKLFLMAFKGRHYNICRVLWRYACMYRGVTYNMRQSVLTSLLRNTSFRKTGGQYNQLWLTSAGKVIVGIDLHLPNYPLNESFADLVPSEFSRNPVASLATGFKPTGGEREKQQLLASKLTLRDTEVGPMYRPSRSLNIMLEAAAVLDQEWKTVPRPTQWLMQNAIKVSVKRKSDYLQ, encoded by the coding sequence ATGTTATCGCGTGGTCGCCCGTGTCTGAAAAGACGTGTATTGTCCACCGTCTTAGACACCGTTGCGGTTGGCCCCGACGAACCTCTCCTGTTCCTCTACCCCCGTTGGTTCACTGCAGCAGTCCGCCAACGGAGGTCAATCTCGTCAACTAAATGCACTTCTAAATGCACAGCGAGACTATGCAACGCGGGCGGGTTCGTTCCGGGGACGCGCCGGAGGTTGTCACTCGGGGATTCTACGAAACGGTGGGCATCTAGTAACAGTGCAGCCAAATCTAATGTGATTGAGGAGGCTGGAAGCTCACAGCAGAACGATGGACCTGGCGCTACACTAGAGAGTGGACAAGATGGGGAGAAAGGGGTTGAATTAAAACACGACGGCGTGAATCCACCGAAAAACACTACAAGTCCTAAGCCGTCATTGCCCGATTCCCCGGAGAGGAGCAAGTTGCTTGAAGAGAGACGAAAACGCCTGTTCAACATATTTGCAGATATCGACTCGAAACCTTCCCgtccaccaccgccgcctcctccgaAATCCAGTGCCctgagaggaagagaactGAAAACACATGCGAGGCCATTGGCAGCCCCTCCCAAAATTCACTCTCATGAGAGAGCGCGTGCTACTATGAAATCATTATCTGTTAGGGATAGGCGGAAGTTACGGTGCCGGTTGTTTTTCACTAAGCGGATGAACCCCGAAGCGAAATGGAGATGGACCCTTTGGACTAAGCTGGAGGAATTGTTCGAGCGAATGGAGCAGAATACTACCgtgtggaagaagagaggcaCAAAACACAAGGAGATGCTATTGCCGGAGGAGACTGTTGCTCTCCTTGCAGGTGCTACGGACATGGCGATGAAGGAAAATGTCTGGTACGTGCCTGTGCACAATGGGTGTAAGGTCCATGTGCTACATCCACGGGAGAGCGAAGGTCAATACAGGAAGGTTGTATTGTCTGGTTCCGAACGAGTGGTGGAGCTTGTCGGGGATCGTATTGCGCATGCAAAGAGCCTTCAAGAAATGGGTGACCCTTTGGTCGATATCAGAAAGCCACCGATCCCCGTGTTTCCATCATTGGAGACCATGGCGCGGAAAAATATTCCGATCCCCATTATTCGGGGTGTATGGGACTTTTATAAATCCGCTAAGGATCCTGCGAATTTGGGAACGCTGCTCCCCCTTTCCCAAAATTTGTTGAGTGTCAGGGAATTTGCGGAGCATGTTGATGAAGTCGCGCGGTCATTGCCTTCTCATAAAGCCTCTCCAGAGTATTCTCATCAAAAGCAAGTGGCCAAATCTCTCCTTTCGTTGTTCCAGAACGAGCGGTACCATGGCTATTTGTCCACTGCTGCATTGAATACAGCACTATCTTTCCTCCTTGACCATGAGTTTGTGAGGTACGCGCGCATGATCTTCCTGAGAGCAGAGCATGTCGTGACAGTAGActccttcaatatcttgttgAAGTTCGCGGCTCAAAAGCAGGATATGCGTCTTTTCCGCCAGTTTCTGCTGACAATGCCGAGGTTGAATATCCGGCCGAATCCATATACCTGGCTTACATTCCTTGACTGCCTTGTCTCACCTAAAGCGAAGGCGAATCTCGTCTCGCGTATGATGCAAAAAGGCTACCTCAACGAGTCTAGTGCTATGCGAACGGCGCTGCAGGTGACGATACAAAACACCTTCCGTGCACACCTCGAGAGCGGGAAAAGTGTTGACTCCTTTTTTAATATGCTTATTGAGACACAGGGTACCAATTGGTTCCCTCCATCACTGATCAATCAAATGTTGAACGTTGCTGCCAGACGCAAGGATTTTTCGGCCATGGAGCGGTTACTTCAAATATGCAAACAGCAAGGCTTTGCTGTTAAGGGTTCTACTGTCAACCAAATTGTCTTGCTGTTTCGCAAGGATATattctccctcctccggTTCTTGTTTCGATTCATCGACCGTCCCGAGCGTGTACTCACAAAAGATTCTTGGGAGAAACTGTTCTTGATGGCCTTCAAAGGGCGACACTACAACATCTGCCGTGTGCTGTGGAGATACGCGTGCATGTACAGAGGCGTGACATACAACATGCGACAGTCTGTGCTTACATCGTTGCTCCGCAATACATCATTTCGAAAGACTGGAGGTCAATACAACCAACTTTGGCTCACCAGTGCAGGCAAAGTCATCGTGGggattgatcttcatcttccgaatTATCCTTTAAATGAGTCATTTGCAGATCTTGTACCATCTGAGTTCAGTCGGAACCCAGTTGCTTCTCTTGCAACTGGATTCAAGCCTACTGGTGGAGAGCGTGAGAAGCAGCAACTTCTGGCCTCAAAACTGACATTACGTGATACGGAAGTCGGTCCAATGTACCGGCCTTCGAGGTCATTGAATATCATGTTGGAGGCCGCAGCCGTGCTGGATCAGGAATGGAAAACGGTCCCTCGACCAACACAGTGGCTGATGCAAAACGCTATCAAAGTCTCGGTGAAAAGAAAGTCGGATTATCTGCAGTGA
- a CDS encoding uncharacterized protein (predicted protein), with protein sequence MHLDHKFPWNTISSHFGFIKENQYKNRKNDFVIHDRFADRQSAELNHFTKTLISVIEEFATTERAKYPPSTALPTSGPLFDTSILAAIEQKYHLEPHRTNSAVSNPLCEKFQDADHWISLAPYSTADGDLADAVKMLLISNEMLALLRLANHKKIPLATLDNLSWGHSFGVNHLPDVALQAYLLLNIAAAVKANAKRGSADVTVRLTETQRFRYFADWALADHDYPAQNIPHRQFWNAKGITDIHCSSWDPLRLETDGERAEMKAYLKMCFELLYRYDLLMRELGRDPGWMERILGILRLWGARSVTMNESGFCFA encoded by the coding sequence ATGCATCTAGACCATAAGTTCCCTTGGAACACAATCTCTTCGCACTTTGGCTTCATTAAAGAAAACCAATACAAGAACCGCAAGAACGACTTCGTGATCCACGACCGCTTCGCTGATCGCCAATCTGCTGAGTTAAACCACTTTACGAAAACCCTAATCTCCGTGATCGAGGAGTTTGCAACTACTGAGCGAGCTAAGTACCCACCGTCTACCGCTCTGCCAACATCCGGTCCTCTCTTCGACACGTCTATCCTAGCGGCCATCGAACAGAAATACCACCTCGAACCACACAGAACCAACTCTGCAGTCTCTAATCCCCTCTGTGAAAAATTCCAGGATGCCGACCATTGGATCAGCCTGGCTCCATACAGCACAGCCGATGGGGACCTAGCCGATGCCGTGAAAATGCTACTTATATCAAACGAAATGCTCGCTTTACTACGTCTAGCAAACCACAAGAAGATCCCACTAGCGACCCTTGATAATCTAAGTTGGGGCCACAGCTTCGGTGTCAACCATCTTCCGGACGTAGCTCTGCAAGCCTACCTACTACTAAACATTGCCGCTGCTGTGAAAGCCAATGCCAAACGCGGGTCTGCGGATGTCACTGTCCGTCTGACGGAGACGCAGCGGTTCAGGTACTTCGCTGACTGGGCTTTGGCGGATCATGACTATCCGGCGCAGAATATCCCGCATCGTCAGTTTTGGAATGCGAAGGGTATTACTGATATTCATTGCTCATCGTGGGATCCGTTGAGACTTGAGacggatggggaaagggcAGAGATGAAGGCGTATTTGAAGATGTGTTTTGAGCTGTTGTATCGGTATGACCTTTTAATGAGGGAGTTGGGTAGAGATCCTGGGTGGATGGAGAGGATCTTGGGTATTCTGCGTCTGTGGGGAGCACGGTCTGTTACGATGAACGAGTCGGGGTTCTGCTTTGCTTGA
- a CDS encoding peptide alpha-N-acetyltransferase MAK3 (N-acetyltransferase), giving the protein MSHDATPTAVSAAPPDLRYIRYDGAREDEYVAAMRQLISKDLSEPYSIYVYRYFLYQWGDLCFMAMDDTLPDPMVGVVVSKLEPHRGGPLRGYIAMLAVREEHRGRGIATKLVRMAIDAMIARDADEIALETEITNTAAIKLYERLGFLRSKRLHRYYLNGNSAYRLVLYLKEGVGSMRTAFDPYGPPDMSGPIAPPPPALLHGNGNQ; this is encoded by the exons ATGAGCCATGACGCTACTCCCACCGCAGTCTCCGCTGCACCACCAGACCTCCGCTACATCCGCTATGACGGCGCACGCGAAGACGAATATGTCGCTGCTATGCGGCAACTAATCTCCAAGGACCTCTCTGAGCCGTACAGCATCTACGTCTACCGGTATTTCCTCTACCAATGGGGCGATCTCTGTTTCATGGCCATGGATGACACACTGCCGGACCCGATGGTCGGGGTTGTAGTCTCGAAGCTGGAACCACATCGCGGCGGCCCATTAAGAGGGTATATTGCAATGTTGGCGGTGCGAGAAGAGCATCGAGGTCGCGGGATTGCAACGAAATTGGTCAGAATGGCGATTGATGCGATGATTGCGCGTGATGCGGACGAG ATCGCGCTCGAGACCGAAATTACAAATACGGCCGCCATTAAATTGTATGAGCGACTGGGGTTCCTACGCAGTAAAAGATTGCATCGATACTATTTGAACGGTAACTCGGCCTATCGCTTGGTGCTATACCTCAAGGAGGGCGTGGGGTCCATGCGGACGGCGTTCGACCCATACGGGCCCCCTGATATGTCTGGTCCAATtgctcctccgccgccagCTTTGCTTCATGGAAATGGCAATCAATGA
- the dus3 gene encoding tRNA dihydrouridine synthase DUS3 (uncharacterized conserved protein): protein MAPETAQSQTPETPMRDLQNDAPVTDTLEAGNTDERPSKKAKLDDASTPDNNANNIAPQRMRGVAPVKPEFIIPRATGTEPQPNTDDAAEAARHEGAQGQEAGKKKKKKPTGQNTNRTFGSSQDEKGLCPSRIFTPEFSPGACQWGEKCRFEHDLRTYLKEYKRGDLTTFDGVCPVWDAKGKCLSGWKCRLVGSHMTERETADGRKELVLVEDEERKKKAQPLVPFAVEDGTANIAPIEAKIALNRKKVKTPRADAYGSWLDKTSRELEKVIHNREVHEERGAESKTDQAEREKEDNRAQYLEPPFLPSEKRRIYFGPETPVLAPLTTQGNLPFRRLCIELGAQFTYSEMALSMPLIQGQRGEWALMRAHETEMLPPTISPGADVVQGYDHSKDFRFGAQIAANKHWQALKATEVLSAYTPNLRVIDLNCGCPIDLLFREGAGSALLEHPSKLERILRGMNAVSQEIPITAKIRMGTRDNSPNALKLAERLILGGYESSTLGLGAPGVAALTLHGRSRQQRYTRQADWGYISECAALIKRLNEKTDQVTDTVREPDPRTQPNGGKTWFLGNGDCYSHLDYDDHVNNAGVDTVMVGRGALIKPWLFEEIQAGQYLDKSASERLSLVEKFAKYGLETWGSDEHGVGTTRRFLLEWLSFACRYIPIGLLEYLPPRIQDRPPSWRGRNELETLMGSHNYKDWIKITEMFLGPAHKDFRFEPKHKSNAWEAEAEG from the exons ATGGCGCCGGAAACCGCTCAATCGCAAACGCCGGAGACCCCCATGCGCGATCTCCAGAACGACGCACCAGTCACAGATACATTGGAGGCTGGCAATACTGATGAGCGTCCCtcaaagaaagccaagttGGATGATGCCTCAACGCCTGACAACAACGCTAACAACATTGCCCCTCAGCGCATGAGGGGTGTCGCTCCTGTTAAGCCAGA ATTCATTATCCCAAGGGCTACGGGCACCGAGCCGCAACCTAACACCGACGATGCTGCCGAGGCCGCACGTCACGAGGGGGCCCAAGGACAAGAggcggggaagaagaaaaagaagaagcctaCTGGACAAAACACAAACCGCACTTTTGGATCGTCTCAAGACGAAAAGGGCCTGTGTCCGAGCAGGATCTTTACACCTGAATTCTCTCCCGGAGCTTGCCAATGGGGCGAAAAGTGTCGTTTCGAGCACGATCTACGAACCTACCTGAAGGAATACAAACGTGGTGATCTGACAACCTTCGATGGCGTGTGTCCGGTTTGGGACGCAAAAGGCAAATGTCTCTCTGGCTGGAAATGCCGTCTCGTTGGCTCTCACATGACTGAACGCGAGACCGCCGATGGCAGAAAAGAATTGGTGCtggttgaggatgaggagcgcaagaagaaagcacagCCACTTGTTCCTTTTGCAGTCGAGGATGGCACTGCAAATATTGCTCCAATAGAAGCTAAGATTGCGCTAAACCGCAAGAAGGTCAAGACGCCTCGAGCTGATGCATACGGAAGTTGGCTGGACAAAACTTCTAGAGAACTGGAAAAAGTAATCCACAACCGGGAGGTTCATGAAGAGCGGGGCGCGGAGTCCAAGACTGATCAAGctgaaagagagaaagaagacaaccgGGCGCAATATCTAGAGCCACCATTCTTACCATCGGAAAAGCGACGTATCTACTTCGGCCCGGAGACTCCTGTTTTGGCACCTCTAACCACACAAGGAAACCTCCCCTTCCGGAGACTTTGTATAGAACTTGGTGCACAGTTTACCTACTCGGAGATGGCTCTGAGTATGCCATTGATTCAGGGTCAAAGGGGAGAGTGGGCATTGATGAGAGCCCACGAGACGGAAATGCTACCTCCAACCATTTCGCCAGGGGCTGATGTAGTGCAGGGATATGATCACTCAAAAGATTTTAGGTTCGGTGCCCAAATTGCGGCAAACAAACATTGGCAAGCGCTTAAGGCGACTGAGGTATTATCCGCATACACCCCAAACCTTCGTGTTATCGATCTGAACTGCGGCTGCCCTATTGACTTACTCTTCCGCGAAGGAGCTGGGTCTGCCCTTCTCGAACACCCGTCGAAGCTCGAGAGGATCCTTCGCGGTATGAACGCAGTTTCACAAGAAATACCTATTACCGCCAAGATTCGCATGGGAACCAGAGACAATTCACCCAATGCTCTCAAGTTGGCAGAACGTTTAATCCTTGGGGGCTACGAGTCCAGTACCCTTGGGCTTGGTGCTCCTGGCGTAGCAGCCCTCACCCTGCATGGACGGAGCAGGCAGCAGCGGTACACAAGACAAGCGGATTGGGGATATATCTCTGAATGTGCTGCCCTTATCAAGAGACTGAATGAAAAGACGGATCAAGTCACGGATACCGTACGAGAGCCGGACCCACGGACCCAGCCGAATGGAGGTAAAACATGGTTCCTTGGGAATGGGGACTGTTACTCGCACCTGGATTATGATGATCACGTTAACAATGCTGGTGTCGATACTGTGATGGTTGGTCGAGGTGCTCTGATCAAGCCTTGGTTATTTGAGGAGATTCAAGCTGGCCAATACCTCGATAAGTCTGCGTCCGAGCGTTTATCGTTGGTTGAGAAGTTTGCCAAGTATGGTTTGGAGACATGGGGATCAGACGAGCATGGAGTTGGCACCACGCgccgcttccttcttgaGTGGTTGAGCTTCGCCTGCCGCTATATTCCTATCGGATTGCTGGAATATCTTCCACCACGTATTCAGGACCGACCGCCGTCTTGGAGAGGCAGAAATGAGTTGGAGACTCTTATGGGCAGTCACAACTACAAAGATTGGATCAAGATCAC AGAAATGTTCCTCGGTCCAGCACATAAGGACTTCAGATTCGAGCCGAAACACAAGTCCAATGCCTGGGAAGCGGAAGCAGAGGGATGA
- a CDS encoding uncharacterized protein (predicted protein), with the protein MGESMHRKIELQAPADFTYLYGNTVALSRQKLDLHLPPSANPEDGPDPMRERVRELVDEYILRTFTSASSSISINGLDSSSPQFPFPAAFTAPAETVEYEPYDGHLASRVTSLYAQLESLTTTVAQLRRDAPQRAAEMYAAELKKVLEEDEHDDLEDEEILENGENNERQTTEDVDMPDADQNQEQTSSNGPSTNGSLRRTAKTKWNLHVPLGTDHEAELWRTGEMAEVYEDTLRTLLRLQGEAVPGDETNATTDGAADGNAVASTVGKAERASRAVEVVEKK; encoded by the exons ATGGGGGAATCAATGCATCGCAAAATCGAACTTCAAGCCCCCGCCGATTTCACATACCTTTATGGCAACACTGTCGCTCTCTCACGCCAAAAACTCGACCTTCATTTACCACCCTCTGCAAACCCTGAAGATGGACCGGATCCAATGCGCGAGCGGGTCCGCGAGCTAGTCGATGAG TACATATTACGTACCTTCACATCGGCTTCCTCCTCGATAAGTATCAACGGCCTTGACTCTTCATCGCCTCAGTTTCCCTTTCCGGCTGCTTTCACTGCACCTGCGGAGACAGTCGAGTACGAACCATATGACGGGCATCTTGCATCACGTGTGACTTCGCTCTACGCACAGTTAGAATCGCTCACGACGACAGTCGCACAGTTAAGACGGGATGCGCCGCAGCGTGCAGCAGAGATGTATGCAGCGGAACTGAAGAAGGTGTTAGAGGAGGACGAACATGATGacttggaagatgaggaaattctggaaaatggagaaaaCAATGAAAGGCAAACAACAGAAGACGTTGACATGCCTGATGCAGACCAGAACCAGGAGCAGACTTCCAGCAATGGTCCCAGTACGAATGGCTCACTCCGGAGAACAGCGAAAACGAAGTGGAATTTACATGTGCCCCTTGGCACCGACCATGAAGCGGAACTATGGCGCACTGGAGAGATGGCAGAAGTATATGAGGATACACTACGGACTTTGCTTCGACTCCAGGGTGAGGCTGTTCCTGGCGATGAGACAAATGCCACAACAGATGGGGCCGCCGATGGGAATGCTGTCGCATCCACAGTCGGGAAGGCTGAACGAGCCAGTCGGGCAGTTGAAgtcgtggagaagaagtga